The Portunus trituberculatus isolate SZX2019 chromosome 7, ASM1759143v1, whole genome shotgun sequence genome contains the following window.
aaacttctactactactactgctactactactattactacaactaaaaccactactacaactactactactactactactactactaataataataataatacaacaacaactaaacatatactactactactactactactactactactacaactacaaccacgactacagctactactactactactactactactactactactaaaaccactactaccactattacaaatgattaaaaagtagagaaaaaaaaataaagaacaatgaacgaatgaacgagaaaaaaaaaacttaaaaaaaaaaattcaaacacacacacacacacacacacacacacacacacacacacacacacacgaacactttCACCACCTCAGGACGCCTCAGGGTGGGCCAGAAAACCAAAAATAGACAGGTAAGCCCAGAGGCAGGTGTGATTCGAGGGGTGAAGGGCTGGGGGGGGTGACGGGGGCGGAAAGGGGCGGAGGAAGTGAGGGGTTCAGGAAAAGGAGGCGGAAGTGgtgagggggtggaggaggggttGTAAGTAAAGGGGGTGACAGGTAAGACAAGACTAATGACACAGGTATGCACGTGTAATTTGCgctccaggtgagagagagagagagagagagagagagagagagagagagagagagagagagagagagagagagagagagagagagagagagagagagagagagatagatagatagacagacacacacaacacacacacacacacacacacacacacacacacacacacacacacacacacacacaataaagagaaataaaggaaaacacgagataatatatggagagagagagagagagagagagagagagagagagagagagagagagagagagagagagagagagagagagagagagagagagagagatgacataaCGATGACATAACAAGTGAATCAATAGATGGAAAGCAAACGGCAAGTGAatgtatgaagagagagagagagagagagagagagagagagagagagagagagagagagagagagagagagagagagagagagagagagagagagagagagagagagagagagagagagaccaatcaCCATTACGAAAATAGAGAAgctacaaacaaaataaataaaaaagataaagaaaagaaaataaataataataataaaaataataataataaagaaagagagagagagagagaaaaaaagagaaaatagaaaagaaaaaaacagaaaaatagtttGTAATTTGtaagaggtgaaggtgaatagaagaggaggaggaggaggaggaggaggaggaggaggaggaggaggaggaggaggaggaggaggtggattggtATATAACGACTGcagttccttccttccacacacacactcctcctccacctcctcttccacttcctccacctgagAAGACCAACAAACATGCTCTCCACGgtaagtcttcctcctcctcctcctcctcctcctcctcctcctcctcctcctccattgtcttttgtttgtcttccttgttcaaagttttcttcctcctcctccatatatctcctccttcatgttcttctctttctcctcctcctcctcctcctcctccttcaatataCTCTCCgtactctctttctcctcctcctcctcctcctcctcctcctccatttgtgtgttcctttgtcttcttcttcttcttcttcttcttctcctccttcattactgaCTGTCTTTGagctcctcctcgtcgtcttcttcctcttctttctcctcctcctcctcctccttcattacttGCTGTCGAaaagtccttctcctcctcttcctatctgacacctcctcctcctcctcctcctcctcctcctcctcctcctcctcctcctcctcctcctcctcctcctcctcctcttcttcttcttccttctcttcctcctattcgatacctcacattttttcccctctctctctctgacatttatctcctcttcctcttcctcttcctcttcttctccttcctcctcctcctcctcctcctcctcctcctcctcctcctcctcctcctcctcctcctcctcttcctcctccaagaaAGTGTCAAGGATCAtctgttgactctctctctctctctctctctctctctctctctctctctctctctctctctctctctcttccccttctctattactcaagtttcctctctcttctctctatctcttctttctctttccttcattgttgcttgcttgcttccttccttctttccttctctctctcttccttccttctttcactaaaatttctccttcctcgtttcatttctctctctctctctctctctctctctctgctttcattactttccttccttccttccttctctccactagTTATCattcctattctcttcctcctcctcctcctcctcctcctcttcttcttcctctaacacctcctcctccccttcttcttcttcttcttcttcttcttcttctagctctaacacctccttcctcctcctcctccaggtcggCCTCCTCACCCTGgtcctcgccgccgccgccgcccccacCCCTGACCTCCCCAGTGACCAGTACTCAGGCCCCAGTAACCAGGGGTactctcaggtgtgtgtgtgtgtgtgtgtgtgtgtgtgtgtgtgtgtgtgtgtgtgtgtgtgtgtgtgtgtgtgtgtgtgtgtgtgtgtgtgtgtgtgtctgtttgtttgtgtgtctctctctctctctctctctctctctctctctctctctctctctctctctctgctgtcatTTActatctattcctcctccttctcctcctcctcctcctcctcctcttattttcctttctccatttctctatacctcctcctcctcctcctcctcctcctcctcatttcccttcatccatttctctactccaccaccaccaccacaaccaccaccaccaccacctccaacactTCAACACACAAACTCAACcaaacaccctctctctctctctctctctcacctctccctctctctccctcttccccttccagcCTGTGCCTTACAACTTTGCATACGGCGTGGAGGATCAGTACGCTGGGACACAGTTCAGCCAGAGTGAAGAGTCAGATGGAGAGCAAGTCACTGGTTACTATCAAGTGGCGCTCCCTGATGGACGGATTCAGAAGGTAAGTGGATGAGGTGGATAGGTGGATGAAGTGGATGAGGTGGATGggtcagtgattttttttttttttttttttgtgtgtgtgtgtgtgtgtgattgggttTGTGGATAtgtggatgtgtggatgtgtttgtggtgtgtgtgtgtgagtggtggtggttgtggttgtggttgtggtggtggtggtagtagtagtagtagtagtagtagtagttgttgttgtttcatttttgttttctttctttttttttgtttttatctgtgttgcttattgtctctctctctctctctctctctctctctctctctctctctctctctctctctcggatcgACTTTGTTCTTGGTTTTactctcatctccttcttttcgtctttcctcctcctcctcctcctcctcctcctcctcctcctcctcctccttatcacaaATGCagtcttccctttattttcctttgtcgcccacctccttctcattttcctcctcctcctcctcctcctcctcctcctcctcctcttctcttcctcctcctcccttcgtctCATATTCATCAAAAATCGTCCTctgcatttttctcctcctcctcctcctccccattctcctctctgatctatttcctcttcccgtcctcctcgccctcttcatcatcctcaaaacaacctcctcatcatctcctcctcctcctcctcctcctcctcttccacacctgCCGCGCCCATCATACCTGTCTCATCAGCCGTGCAGTAACCTAGATTCCTcacacctggagagagagagagagagagagagagagagagagagagagagagagagagagagagagagagagagagagagagagagagagagagagagagagagagagactaaccaaatctaacttaaACCTCCAAACGTgacttaatttaacctaacctaacctaacctaaccccctaTCCCCCCAGGTGACCTACATCGCTGACAACTACGGGGGCTACAGGGCTGAGGTCACATACACTGGGGAGGCGCAGTACCCCAGGGAATACGGACCCCCTGTGACTTTTAAACCCCAGCAAAGGTACCAGCAACCCCAGACAGGCTACCAGCAACCCCAGCAAGGATACGCTTAAGGGAGTCACGATTGAGTCACGAATGAGTCACGATTGAGTCACGAATGAGTCACGATGGAGTCACGATGGAGTTAGGAATGTTACGATTGTGTcacgtggtgttggtggtgttagttaCTCATCacccacacctgacacacacctgTTGTAGGTTAAGGTAGTGTTGTGCTGTGGTGAATTGGTGTCAATataactgtttctctctctctctctctctctctctctctctctctctctctctctgaaatgtgaTGCACCTcgagttatttatttatgttttgctggaaataaaaaaaaataaaaataaataatacaaaattaattcatattctgctttatttattctccttgtGAATAATccaattaatttatctatttcatttatttatttatttattttatctatcattttcttcttagtcTCTTCTTCtaattgtccttttctcttctttttcattatatcttctattttttttcttttttttttcctctttttccttttttctttcatatataacaaaaaacaaataattataTCAAGGCTTTTGTTTTGAGGAAAATATGGGAGGAAAATTATGGGAGGGAAaatgtaggaggaaaatatggGAGGGAAAATATGGGAGGAAAATTATGGGAGGGAAaatgtaggaggaaaatatgggagggaaaatatgggaggaaaaatgtaggaggaaaaatatgggagggaaaatatgggagggaaaaatatgggagagaaaaaaatgggagagaaaaaaatggagagaaaaaatgggagagaaaaaatggagagaaaaaatggagagaaaaaatgggagagaaaaaaatggagagaaaaaatgggagagaaaaaatgggagagaaaaaatggagaaaatatggagaaaaaatggagagaaaaatgggagagaaaaaatggagagaaaaaatggagagaaaaaatggagaaaaaaaatggagagaaaaaatgggagagaaaaaaatggagagaaaaaaaaatggacaaaaaaaaaatggatgaaaaatttaggagagaaaaaaaaatctttataacattcataaaaaaaaaaaaaaaaaaaaaataaataaataaaaaatatatctatctattccttTAACATACAAaccctttactttatttatttatttatttatttatttattgacattaatacacacaataaaaatCTAATATTCGTCTCGCTCTatgcaaatgaaaataaaaaaagtcacgtatgtttttttttttttttttttatcatattccactattctctctctctctctctctctctctctcgtttgacatcgtgtgtgtgtgtatttgtgtttgtgtgtgtgtgtgtgtgtgtgtgtgtgtgtgtgagagagagagagagagagagagagagagagagagagagagagagagagagagagagagagagagagagagagagagagagagattgtgaggttctctctctctctctctctctgcacagccACGCAAtatcaaacgagagagagagagagagagagagagagagagagagagagagagagagagagagagagatacaaaacagaaaaagagagagggagacttttttacaattttccccgccactctctctctctctctctctgtgactatggtatgagaatgtgtgtgtgtgtgtgtgtgtgtgtgtgtgtgtgtgtgtgtgtgtgtgtgtgtgtgtgtgtgtgtgtgtgtgtgtgtgtgtgtgtgtgtgtgtgtgtgtgtagtaaaagaataaaaattacaAACGCAGACTTGGAAAACATTGCGAGCGAGCgctagagaaggaaggacaaatggTTACCAGTATTTCTGTTGTCACAATGTTGAAAAAATGTGTGCTGTGAATGTGTAGCTAATGGAAATAATGGAGAAATGAATGTGCCTgctggaaataatgaaaaaatggaggaaataagaggaaaaagataataaaacagGTGATTGGAAAGGATGGTGGAAATTTGTGACTCTTTCTGCTTTCATTGTGTTGGGAAAATATTTGTGTTGTGAATGTGGAAGGAgtggaaataatgaataaatgaagggaataaggtgaaaatgttgataaaaaaaggagttaggaaaaataaataaaaaaaacacgtactgaaaaaaataaaagaaaattaaaaaaaggaaaaaagttgatgaataaataagagagagagagagagagagagagagagagagagagagagagagagagagagagagagagagaatgtaaaccTTTATCTCTGTCCTCTCTGTgttgaaaaatgtgtgtgtagtgaaaatattgaatgaatgaaggaagaatgaaaaaaaagataaaaaaaagtaaaaacaggaaatttattatttttcgtttttttccttttttctttcttttcttcattttttccattttctttctattttttttctttatttctattattttccattttctttcagtttttccgttttctttttatttatttctttttctttattttttctctcctttttttctgtttttttccttcacgttgaaaaaaaaaaaataaatatatactaaaaaataataaataaatgaataaaatagaataaaaaatagaaaatacgagagagagagagagagagagagagagagagagagagagagagagagagagagagagagagagagagagagaatgtag
Protein-coding sequences here:
- the LOC123498238 gene encoding adult-specific cuticular protein ACP-20-like, which gives rise to MLSTVGLLTLVLAAAAAPTPDLPSDQYSGPSNQGYSQPVPYNFAYGVEDQYAGTQFSQSEESDGEQVTGYYQVALPDGRIQKVTYIADNYGGYRAEVTYTGEAQYPREYGPPVTFKPQQRYQQPQTGYQQPQQGYA